The proteins below are encoded in one region of Sulfurospirillum tamanense:
- a CDS encoding 4Fe-4S dicluster domain-containing protein yields the protein MQKAFLVDSSICLGCNTCAMACKNQYHQDNGIAWRKVREIGGETYREDQNNFLPTVTWYAKAPQAQMPEERYYFSLACNHCENPACVEVCPAGAQTKDPITGIVKHDQELCIGCKGCVLACPFGASKYNERLGKSEKCSMCWERQDEGLLPACVQSCPTGSIALIDIHDPAYANAGTTDPLGIDYAIGSSTKPSTRFVHPSLPAKMHRL from the coding sequence ATGCAAAAAGCATTTTTAGTCGATAGCAGCATCTGCTTAGGCTGCAACACCTGTGCGATGGCCTGTAAAAACCAATACCACCAAGACAATGGCATTGCGTGGAGAAAGGTGCGTGAAATTGGTGGCGAAACATACCGTGAGGACCAAAACAACTTTCTTCCCACTGTCACCTGGTACGCCAAAGCGCCACAAGCCCAAATGCCCGAGGAGCGGTACTATTTCTCCCTCGCGTGCAACCACTGCGAAAACCCTGCGTGCGTAGAAGTCTGTCCTGCGGGCGCACAAACCAAGGACCCTATCACAGGAATCGTCAAGCACGACCAAGAACTGTGCATTGGGTGTAAGGGGTGTGTATTGGCCTGTCCTTTTGGGGCGTCCAAATACAACGAACGCTTAGGTAAATCAGAAAAATGTAGCATGTGCTGGGAGCGACAAGATGAGGGATTACTCCCCGCTTGTGTTCAATCGTGCCCAACAGGCTCCATTGCGCTCATTGACATCCATGACCCAGCTTATGCAAATGCAGGCACCACCGACCCCCTTGGCATTGATTACGCCATCGGCTCTTCTACAAAGCCTTCCACGCGCTTTGTGCATCCTAGCTTGCCTGCTAAGATGCACAGGCTCTAA